One Peromyscus leucopus breed LL Stock chromosome 2, UCI_PerLeu_2.1, whole genome shotgun sequence DNA window includes the following coding sequences:
- the LOC114709698 gene encoding acyl-protein thioesterase 1 isoform X2 yields MPVTLNMNMAMPSWFDIIGLSPDSQEDESGIKQAAENVKALIDQEVKNGIPSNRIILGGFSQGGALSLYTALTTQQKLAGVTALSCWLPLRGSFPQGPINSTNRDISVLQCHGDCDPLVPLMFGSLTVEKLKTLINPSNVTFKIYEGMMHSSCQQEMMDVKQFIDKLLPPID; encoded by the exons ATGCCTGTTACATTAAATATGAATATGGCTATGCCTTCCTG GTTTGATATTATTGGACTTTCACCAGATTCTCAGGAGGATGAATCTGGAATTAAACAGGCAGCAGAAAATG taAAAGCTTTGATAGATCAAGAGGTAAAGAATGGCATTCCCTCTAACAGAATTATTTTGGGAGGATTTTCTCAG GGAGGCGCTTTATCTTTATACACTGCTCTTACCACGCAGCAGAAGCTGGCCGGTGTCACTGCGCTCAGTTGCTGGCTTCCACTTCGGGGTTCGTTTCCACAG GGTCCTATCAATAGCACTAATAGAGATATTTCTGTTCTCCAGTGCCATGGAGATTGTGATCCTTTAGTTCCCCTAATGTTTGGTTCTCTTACTGTTGAAAAGCTAAAAACACTGATAAATCCATCCAATGTAACCTTCAAAATCTATGAAGGCATGATGCACAGTTCATGTCAGCAG gaAATGATGGATGTCAAGCAGTTCATTGATAAACTCCTACCTCCAATTGATTGA